Part of the Natronobacterium gregoryi SP2 genome, ACGATTTCGGCAGTGAAACGGCGAACGTCGAGTCACCAACTAGCTGGACCGTCCGTTCGACAGGGCCGTCGGAACCGTTCGTTAGCGCTTCGTGTCCCATCAGTAGAGGAGTGTCTCGTCGTTGTCGACCATATACAGCGTTCGTGCAGCGACGTTGACCGCGTGGTCACCGACCCGTTCCAGATCGCGGATCGTCAGCAGCATCCGCGAGACGTCCTCGAGCAGTTGCTCGTCCGAGGGGTCGGCCGCCAGTAGCTCCCGGACGACGGTCCGACTTGCTCGTTCACAGAGCACATCGATCTCGTCGTCCGTCGCAGCGATTTCGTGGGTCGCCGCCGCATCGTCTGTCGCGTACGCCTGCATCGCAGCCTCGAGCAGCAGGATCGTCTCGGTGCCGATGTGGACGACGTCGACCTCCGGGTAGCGCTCGCGGCCGGACTGTGTCGCGTACGCTGCGAGGTTCACGGCGAGGTCGCCGACCCGTTCGAGGTCCGTGATGATCTTGAACGACGAGGCGACGAATCGCAAGTCGCTCGCAACGGGCTGTTGGAGTGCGAGCAATTCGACGCAGTCGCCCTCAAGGTCGAGGTACAGCTGATTAATTTCGTGGTCTCCCTCGATCACGCTCTCGGCGAGCGCCTCGTCGCCCGTCTCGTAGGCCTCGAGTGCACGCCGAAACCGTTGACAGACGACGTCGCTCATCTCGAGGACGTCCTCCTGCAGTTCGTAGAGTTGCTCCTGGTAGGTATCTCTCGACATGGTTATCCAAACTTGCCGGTGATGTAGTCCTCGACGCGATCGTCATCGGGGTTCTCGAAGATCCTCGCGGTGTCGTCGAACTCGACGAGTTCGCCGCCGGTGAGGAAGACGGCCGTTTTGTCGGAGATACGGGCCGCCTGTTGCATGTTGTGGGTGACGATGATAACCGTATACTCCTCGACGAGTTCGTCGATGAGGTCCTCGATCTTCGAGGCGGCGACGGGGTCGAGTGCGGAGGTCGGTTCGTCCATCAGGATAACCTCGGGATCGGTCGCGATGGCGCGAGCGATGCAAAGACGCTGTTGCTGGCCGCCCGAGAGGTCGAGACCCGACTCCCCGAGTTGATCGTGTACTTCGTCCCACAGCGCGGCCCCGCGAAGTGCGCGTTCGACCGCTTCGTCGAGGTCAACGTCGTCGGCTTTTCCCTGGACGCGAAGGCCGTAGGCGACGTTGTCGTAGATCGACTTCGGGAACGGGTTCGGCGACTGGAACACCTGGCCGATCTTCCGGCGCAAGGCGACGGGATCGACGTCCTCGTCGTAGACGTTCTTCCCGCGGAAGTAGAGGTCGCCCTCTACGCGTGCGGCTGCGATCCGGTCGTTCATCCGGTTGATCGAGCGAAGGAACGTCGACTTCCCACAACCCGAGGGACCGATCATCGCCGTTACGCGGTTTTCGGGGATCTCGATCGTGACATCCGAGAGCGCGCGGTCGTCGCCGTAGT contains:
- the phoU gene encoding phosphate signaling complex protein PhoU — its product is MSRDTYQEQLYELQEDVLEMSDVVCQRFRRALEAYETGDEALAESVIEGDHEINQLYLDLEGDCVELLALQQPVASDLRFVASSFKIITDLERVGDLAVNLAAYATQSGRERYPEVDVVHIGTETILLLEAAMQAYATDDAAATHEIAATDDEIDVLCERASRTVVRELLAADPSDEQLLEDVSRMLLTIRDLERVGDHAVNVAARTLYMVDNDETLLY
- the pstB gene encoding phosphate ABC transporter ATP-binding protein PstB, with the translated sequence MSSNTTNERTTGESTSETEGPPDDTIIETDISVGPDSSRTTGCPDTIVRAENLAVYYGDDRALSDVTIEIPENRVTAMIGPSGCGKSTFLRSINRMNDRIAAARVEGDLYFRGKNVYDEDVDPVALRRKIGQVFQSPNPFPKSIYDNVAYGLRVQGKADDVDLDEAVERALRGAALWDEVHDQLGESGLDLSGGQQQRLCIARAIATDPEVILMDEPTSALDPVAASKIEDLIDELVEEYTVIIVTHNMQQAARISDKTAVFLTGGELVEFDDTARIFENPDDDRVEDYITGKFG